The Nitrospira tepida genome includes a window with the following:
- a CDS encoding ribbon-helix-helix domain-containing protein, whose protein sequence is MPAINPRVNVVLEEPVYEGLRRWAKREGVSLSLKVRDLVKEALEAEEDRALAQLAESREQTFDRHRAKTHFQVWAHLKRRKR, encoded by the coding sequence ATGCCGGCAATCAATCCTCGTGTCAATGTTGTTCTCGAAGAACCCGTCTATGAGGGCCTCCGTCGCTGGGCTAAGCGAGAGGGAGTCTCGCTCTCGCTCAAGGTGAGAGACCTCGTCAAGGAGGCGTTGGAAGCCGAGGAAGATCGCGCGCTCGCGCAACTGGCGGAATCTCGGGAGCAGACGTTCGACCGACACAGAGCCAAGACCCACTTCCAGGTCTGGGCGCATCTCAAGCGGCGGAAACGGTAA
- the acs gene encoding acetate--CoA ligase, with protein sequence MADDKVDSLLKEGRVYRPSQETVASTYIQDYETAYRESIQNPEAFWGQAAKELDWFTPWNKVLEWNYPWAKWFVGGTCNMAYNCLDRHVKTWRRHKVAVIWVGEKGEERIFTYAELYRQVCRCANALKSLGLRKGDRVTIYLPKIPEQMVAMLACARLGLIHSVVYSGFSAPALESRIQDAESRLVITADVGYDRGKAIHLKPVVDQAVAHCRTVEHVVVVRREQPGVTLSAPKEIDWEDWLRDQPVACEAEPLDSETPLYILYTSGTTGKPKGVVHVHGGYMVGTYLTTKYVFNLKEDDLYFCVADPGWVTGHSYIVYGPLLNGATILTAEGKPDYPNPGRWWDIIAKYGVTVFYTTPTAIRLLMRYGEDWPKKYDLTSLRVLGSVGEPINPEAWEWFHRVTGGKKPIMDTWWQTETGMILVTPLPSVPLKPGSATRPFLGVEADVVDREGKSLPANAGGFAVVKKPWPAMMRTIYKDPDRYQVYWNTIPNCYTAGDVCRKDKDGYFWFMGRADDVIKVAGNRIGTAEVESALVSHPAVAEAAVIGKPHPTVGESIKAFVILKQGHQESPELIQSLKNHVLTELGKIGVPAEIDIVPSLPKTRSGKIMRRVLKAKELGQDAGDISTLED encoded by the coding sequence ATGGCCGACGATAAAGTGGATTCGCTGTTGAAGGAAGGCCGCGTCTACCGGCCGAGCCAGGAGACAGTCGCCTCGACCTACATCCAGGACTACGAGACGGCCTATCGAGAATCGATCCAGAATCCAGAAGCCTTCTGGGGCCAGGCCGCCAAGGAACTCGACTGGTTCACCCCCTGGAACAAAGTACTGGAATGGAACTATCCCTGGGCCAAGTGGTTCGTCGGCGGAACCTGCAACATGGCCTACAACTGCCTTGATCGTCACGTCAAAACCTGGCGCCGCCACAAAGTGGCCGTGATCTGGGTCGGTGAAAAGGGCGAGGAGCGAATCTTTACCTATGCCGAGCTCTATCGCCAGGTCTGCCGCTGCGCGAACGCGCTGAAGTCCCTCGGATTGCGCAAGGGCGACCGGGTCACGATCTACCTGCCCAAGATTCCCGAGCAGATGGTAGCGATGCTCGCCTGTGCCAGGCTGGGTCTGATCCATAGCGTGGTCTATTCCGGGTTCAGCGCCCCGGCCCTCGAAAGCCGTATCCAGGACGCCGAGTCGCGATTGGTGATCACCGCGGACGTCGGGTATGACCGCGGCAAGGCGATTCACCTCAAACCGGTCGTGGATCAAGCAGTCGCCCATTGCCGAACCGTCGAGCACGTGGTGGTGGTCCGGCGTGAGCAACCGGGCGTGACACTCTCTGCGCCCAAGGAAATCGATTGGGAGGACTGGCTCAGGGATCAACCGGTTGCTTGCGAGGCCGAGCCGCTGGATTCGGAAACGCCGCTCTACATTCTCTATACATCCGGCACCACCGGCAAACCCAAGGGCGTGGTCCATGTGCACGGCGGCTACATGGTTGGGACTTACTTGACGACGAAGTACGTCTTTAATCTCAAGGAAGACGATCTGTACTTTTGCGTGGCGGACCCAGGCTGGGTGACGGGGCACAGCTATATCGTCTATGGGCCGCTCTTGAACGGCGCCACGATCCTCACGGCCGAGGGCAAGCCGGACTATCCGAACCCGGGCCGCTGGTGGGACATCATCGCGAAGTACGGCGTCACCGTATTCTATACGACGCCGACGGCCATCAGGTTGCTGATGCGCTACGGCGAGGATTGGCCGAAGAAGTACGACCTCACCAGCTTGCGGGTGCTCGGCAGCGTGGGTGAGCCGATCAATCCCGAGGCCTGGGAATGGTTCCATCGGGTCACGGGCGGAAAAAAGCCGATTATGGATACCTGGTGGCAGACAGAGACCGGCATGATCTTGGTGACTCCCCTCCCCTCGGTACCGCTCAAACCTGGCTCGGCGACGAGGCCGTTCCTCGGGGTGGAGGCGGACGTCGTGGATCGCGAGGGGAAGAGCCTCCCGGCCAATGCCGGCGGTTTTGCCGTGGTGAAAAAGCCCTGGCCGGCCATGATGCGCACGATTTACAAAGACCCGGACCGCTACCAGGTCTATTGGAACACGATTCCCAATTGCTATACGGCGGGGGATGTCTGCCGGAAGGATAAAGACGGGTATTTCTGGTTCATGGGCCGCGCCGACGATGTGATTAAAGTGGCCGGCAACCGGATCGGCACGGCGGAAGTGGAAAGCGCGCTCGTGAGTCATCCGGCCGTGGCGGAAGCGGCGGTGATCGGCAAGCCGCACCCGACGGTCGGCGAATCGATCAAGGCCTTTGTGATCCTGAAACAGGGCCACCAGGAGAGCCCGGAGTTGATTCAATCGCTCAAGAATCATGTGCTGACCGAGTTGGGCAAGATCGGGGTGCCGGCGGAGATCGACATCGTGCCCTCGCTGCCCAAAACGCGTTCCGGCAAGATCATGCGGCGCGTGCTGAAGGCGAAGGAATTAGGCCAGGACGCGGGGGATATTTCGACGCTCGAGGATTAG
- a CDS encoding caspase family protein, with protein sequence MVPVARRLLSLTARTVRSGLFFLVWVALVATPDSAQAQAGKPEGLYYKSWAVVFGIEDYLVAPKVPGAASDAKAMADLLRTLGFEEVIELYDKKVTFKQFNYILNDVLPRKLGRADRLVLYFAGHAGQTTDVSGAPLGYLVPWDAQVGSVAKSVTLDQLKEFSRRVMAKHILLILDTPVTGWDVTAPQQLSLEGRMAPEQDTEKRAVQVLTAAKNGEEVVRSDSIGLFMQVLKEGLSGRADRNKNGWLMATELAAYVQEQVETRSKGSQHPQYARLDGDGDTILIEGRKVDFTVGAGPQTEEERTAAAKAHYEEAFNLLQARKNPEEALARLDKAISLAPSFGDAYVLKSYMQLEVLPNVDEALKTANLAVAHAPANPDSHYTLGLIQEKKGQYQEAERAYLKALEVNPDYADVLLSLGTLYEDHLKQDEKAADAYRRYNELGGTDRRASRFLEGHPQPPGSQ encoded by the coding sequence ATGGTGCCCGTCGCCCGCCGTCTGCTCTCGCTGACCGCCCGGACCGTTCGCTCTGGCCTCTTCTTCCTCGTATGGGTCGCCCTTGTCGCTACCCCCGATTCCGCACAGGCACAAGCGGGGAAGCCCGAAGGGCTCTACTACAAATCCTGGGCCGTCGTGTTCGGCATCGAAGATTATCTGGTCGCGCCGAAGGTTCCCGGCGCCGCCAGCGACGCCAAGGCCATGGCAGATCTCCTGCGGACGCTCGGCTTCGAGGAAGTGATCGAGCTCTACGATAAGAAAGTCACGTTCAAACAATTCAACTACATTTTGAACGACGTATTGCCGCGCAAGCTCGGACGAGCCGACCGGCTGGTGCTGTACTTTGCCGGACATGCCGGCCAGACCACGGACGTGAGTGGAGCCCCGTTGGGTTATTTGGTGCCGTGGGACGCTCAGGTGGGCAGCGTGGCCAAATCCGTCACGTTGGATCAGTTGAAAGAGTTCAGCCGGCGGGTCATGGCCAAACACATCCTCCTCATTCTGGATACCCCGGTGACCGGCTGGGACGTGACCGCGCCCCAGCAGCTCTCGCTGGAAGGGCGCATGGCCCCTGAACAGGATACGGAAAAGCGGGCCGTCCAAGTGTTGACAGCGGCCAAGAACGGGGAAGAGGTCGTCCGTTCCGACAGCATTGGCCTGTTTATGCAGGTCTTGAAGGAAGGCCTGTCAGGACGAGCCGATCGCAACAAGAACGGCTGGTTGATGGCCACCGAATTGGCCGCGTACGTGCAGGAGCAGGTCGAAACCCGATCGAAGGGAAGCCAACATCCGCAATATGCAAGGCTCGACGGAGATGGGGACACGATCCTCATCGAGGGAAGGAAAGTCGATTTCACGGTCGGGGCTGGCCCCCAGACCGAGGAAGAACGGACGGCGGCAGCCAAGGCCCATTATGAGGAAGCCTTCAACCTCTTGCAGGCCCGTAAGAATCCGGAAGAAGCCTTGGCCCGGTTGGACAAGGCTATATCCCTGGCCCCTTCCTTCGGCGATGCCTACGTCCTGAAGAGCTATATGCAGTTGGAAGTCCTCCCAAACGTGGACGAGGCGTTAAAAACCGCGAACTTGGCCGTGGCCCATGCCCCGGCCAATCCGGATTCCCATTATACGCTCGGGCTGATTCAGGAAAAGAAAGGACAGTACCAAGAGGCAGAACGGGCCTACCTCAAGGCCTTGGAGGTCAATCCCGACTATGCAGACGTGCTGCTTTCCCTTGGCACATTGTATGAAGACCACTTGAAGCAGGACGAGAAGGCCGCCGACGCCTACCGCCGCTACAATGAATTGGGCGGAACCGATAGACGGGCCTCCAGGTTCCTTGAAGGGCATCCACAGCCCCCCGGTTCTCAGTGA
- a CDS encoding penicillin-binding protein activator LpoB, translated as MTRVDTGVVTDLSGRWNDTDSRMVAEEMIKTSLGSPWLASYQQAKHRQPVVIVGTIVNRSHEHINVQTFINDLSRELINSGKVKFVSSKGERDEIREERRDQAIHAREDTQKAPGKETGADYMMKGSISTILDEADGAKAVYYQVDLELVDLESNEKSWIGQRKIKKVVERKRTVF; from the coding sequence GTGACGCGGGTCGATACCGGCGTCGTTACCGATCTCAGTGGTCGGTGGAACGACACCGATTCCCGCATGGTCGCCGAAGAGATGATCAAGACCTCCCTGGGCAGCCCCTGGCTTGCCTCCTACCAGCAGGCGAAGCACCGGCAACCGGTCGTGATCGTGGGCACTATCGTCAACCGCAGCCACGAGCACATCAACGTGCAGACCTTCATCAACGACCTCTCCCGCGAACTCATCAATTCGGGCAAAGTGAAGTTCGTCTCATCCAAGGGAGAACGGGACGAGATCCGAGAGGAACGCCGGGACCAGGCCATCCATGCCAGGGAAGACACCCAGAAGGCGCCGGGCAAGGAAACGGGCGCCGACTATATGATGAAGGGCAGTATCTCCACGATTCTCGACGAGGCGGACGGCGCCAAGGCCGTCTATTACCAGGTCGATCTGGAGTTGGTGGATCTGGAGAGCAACGAAAAATCCTGGATCGGTCAGCGGAAGATTAAAAAGGTCGTCGAACGCAAACGGACCGTCTTCTAG
- a CDS encoding COG3014 family protein has protein sequence MFRRFPTTASVLLLLILCLLAPACASGPNRYQLVEQNLLAGNPVQADAVLQQAEEDYGSKSLVLYGMDRGVVLQLAGRYEDSNRLLSLAEDEIERLYTRKIRNEALSFLLNDNELPFEGDPYEQVMLNVVKAVNYALLQDWSGALVEARRIDHRLNVIADRETGKTAYRDDGFARYLTGMLYEIGGDQNNAFVAYRRAYDAYQANRGWARTAAPSSLKSDLLRTADGLHLTAEAEEYRRQFPDTTWEPVSSREHLAQVILISYNGRAPFRLDQFLDVPLGLDAARLVLLARGYGGGSQRTRAADSLLYGLNGRIVRVAIPRLIPQRSQVTAGHLSLTGESGTFTARTEIVHDLTALAEKSLSDQLPGIMVRAAARAAVKYGLAEGIEQGVRSATRPRSRNGERDDLEWVAFVVGSLLKTMAVATEEADKRCWQTLPAQIQVARLWVPAGEYDLRVRSLTMQGGLAKPETATHVTLRAGDTRFFVERALQ, from the coding sequence GTGTTTCGTCGCTTCCCCACAACCGCTTCCGTGCTCCTGCTGCTGATCCTCTGCCTGCTCGCCCCGGCCTGCGCCTCTGGACCCAACCGGTATCAGTTGGTCGAGCAAAACCTGCTGGCCGGCAATCCGGTTCAGGCCGACGCCGTGCTGCAACAGGCCGAGGAAGACTACGGGTCCAAGAGCCTTGTGCTATACGGCATGGATCGCGGGGTAGTGCTGCAATTGGCTGGCCGGTACGAGGACAGCAACCGGCTGCTGAGCCTAGCCGAAGACGAAATCGAGCGGCTGTACACGAGGAAGATCCGCAACGAAGCCCTGTCTTTTCTGCTCAACGACAATGAGTTGCCGTTCGAGGGAGATCCCTATGAACAGGTCATGCTCAACGTCGTGAAGGCGGTGAACTACGCGCTCCTGCAAGATTGGTCCGGCGCCCTGGTCGAAGCCCGCCGCATCGATCATCGCTTGAACGTCATCGCCGACCGGGAGACCGGAAAGACCGCCTATCGCGACGACGGGTTCGCCCGGTATCTCACCGGCATGCTCTACGAAATCGGCGGCGATCAGAACAATGCCTTCGTCGCCTATCGCCGCGCCTACGACGCCTATCAGGCCAACCGCGGTTGGGCCCGCACCGCTGCTCCGTCCAGCCTCAAATCCGATCTCCTGCGAACGGCCGACGGTCTGCATCTGACGGCCGAGGCGGAGGAATATCGGCGGCAGTTTCCGGACACCACCTGGGAGCCAGTCAGCAGCCGAGAGCACCTCGCCCAGGTCATCCTGATTAGCTATAATGGCCGCGCTCCGTTCCGGCTGGACCAGTTCCTGGACGTTCCGCTCGGCCTCGACGCCGCCCGGCTGGTCCTGCTGGCCAGAGGGTACGGAGGCGGCTCCCAGCGGACACGCGCCGCCGACAGTCTCTTGTATGGACTCAACGGCCGCATCGTGCGCGTGGCGATCCCACGACTCATCCCGCAACGCAGTCAGGTGACGGCCGGGCACCTGTCGCTCACAGGGGAATCCGGCACGTTCACGGCGCGAACCGAGATCGTCCACGACCTGACCGCCCTGGCGGAAAAAAGCCTATCGGATCAACTGCCCGGGATCATGGTTCGCGCCGCAGCCCGCGCCGCCGTGAAGTACGGGCTGGCCGAAGGCATCGAGCAAGGCGTGCGATCCGCCACGAGACCACGCAGTCGGAACGGGGAACGGGATGATTTGGAATGGGTGGCATTCGTGGTCGGTTCCCTCCTGAAGACCATGGCGGTCGCGACGGAAGAAGCGGACAAGCGCTGCTGGCAAACCCTGCCGGCCCAGATTCAGGTGGCGCGGCTATGGGTGCCGGCCGGTGAGTACGATCTCCGGGTCCGATCGCTGACCATGCAGGGAGGGCTGGCCAAACCGGAAACAGCGACCCACGTCACCCTGCGCGCCGGGGATACCCGGTTCTTCGTGGAGCGCGCACTCCAATGA
- a CDS encoding LPP20 family lipoprotein translates to MNGVTRVGREISATAWLVPLILSGCGWWSSSSDTDWMKRTNEAFPPAQYLVGHGEGESRTVAAERAYAAVAKIFKAEINSQAKEWESYLVIENKGRSRDERRLTLDNVTSISTDKVLANVRVLDEWYDDQRRLHHALAGMNRSQAEAATLERINELDATIAHHVEEARQVADPLAHARSLKRAITTLIVREAHNADLRVIRPSGQGLASSYRVAELTGELERFLTTGLPLGLALSGDYAEPIGRALIEGLAREGLSVTEFSTGGVPARREPSDLRPVLLIKGLVRLWPTEVQDPAFRYVRWCSDFLIVETETGRVLGALSKGDRVGHVSTKEATAKALRLMQQDLSAQLTRRLTDYMYGDLEPSGTSSSGGACPRSAEADGPRRAP, encoded by the coding sequence ATGAACGGAGTCACACGCGTAGGACGAGAGATTTCTGCAACCGCCTGGCTTGTGCCGCTCATCCTCTCCGGTTGCGGCTGGTGGAGCAGTTCGTCCGACACGGACTGGATGAAACGGACGAACGAAGCCTTTCCCCCCGCTCAGTATCTGGTCGGCCATGGCGAGGGAGAATCGCGGACCGTGGCGGCCGAGCGGGCCTATGCGGCGGTCGCGAAGATTTTCAAGGCTGAGATCAATTCGCAGGCCAAGGAATGGGAATCCTATCTCGTCATCGAGAACAAGGGGCGAAGCCGGGACGAGCGGCGGCTGACCCTCGACAACGTCACCAGCATTTCTACGGATAAGGTCCTGGCAAACGTCCGGGTGCTTGACGAATGGTACGACGATCAGCGCCGCCTGCACCATGCGCTGGCCGGGATGAACCGGAGCCAGGCCGAAGCGGCCACACTCGAACGGATCAATGAGCTCGATGCGACGATCGCGCATCACGTCGAGGAGGCCCGACAGGTCGCCGATCCCCTCGCGCATGCGCGCAGCCTGAAGCGGGCCATCACCACGCTCATAGTGCGGGAAGCCCACAACGCCGACCTGCGCGTGATCCGGCCGAGCGGACAGGGGTTGGCGTCGTCCTACCGGGTCGCCGAATTGACGGGTGAATTAGAACGGTTCCTCACCACCGGTCTCCCGCTCGGACTCGCTCTGTCAGGGGACTATGCGGAACCCATCGGACGCGCGCTGATCGAGGGTCTAGCCCGCGAGGGACTTTCTGTCACCGAGTTCTCGACAGGCGGCGTGCCGGCACGGCGCGAACCGTCCGATCTGCGGCCGGTCCTGCTCATCAAAGGACTCGTCCGTCTCTGGCCCACTGAAGTCCAGGACCCGGCGTTCCGGTATGTCCGTTGGTGCAGCGACTTCCTGATCGTGGAGACGGAGACCGGCCGGGTCCTCGGCGCCCTCTCGAAAGGCGACCGGGTCGGCCATGTGTCCACGAAGGAGGCGACGGCCAAAGCCTTGCGCCTGATGCAGCAGGATCTGTCCGCACAATTGACGAGGCGCCTCACAGATTATATGTATGGAGACCTGGAACCGTCGGGGACTTCGTCTTCAGGAGGGGCCTGCCCTCGTTCCGCCGAAGCGGATGGCCCCCGACGCGCGCCCTGA
- a CDS encoding type II toxin-antitoxin system VapC family toxin, whose translation MPYFYFDSTALIKRYSRERGTRIVNKLLVKRGKVILVPSQSLVELYAILANQTKKELLTRDDWYSAVFRFEQETLQGLYHFVTPTHETYLSVKELSLHHPQLRAGQLLHLALAIELKPLRLTMVSTDTALLECCRPYGIKQINPEDDQ comes from the coding sequence ATGCCGTATTTTTATTTTGATTCAACCGCGCTCATCAAACGCTACAGCCGCGAACGCGGCACCCGCATCGTCAATAAGCTCCTGGTCAAACGCGGGAAGGTCATCCTGGTACCCAGCCAGAGTCTGGTGGAACTCTATGCGATCCTGGCCAATCAGACCAAGAAGGAGTTGCTGACCCGGGACGACTGGTATTCGGCGGTGTTTCGCTTCGAGCAGGAAACGTTACAGGGGCTCTATCACTTCGTCACGCCCACGCATGAGACCTACCTGTCCGTCAAAGAACTCTCGTTGCACCATCCGCAACTCCGCGCGGGCCAACTGCTGCACTTGGCGCTGGCGATCGAGTTGAAACCGCTCCGCCTGACGATGGTGAGCACCGATACGGCCCTGCTGGAATGTTGCCGCCCCTACGGCATCAAACAGATCAATCCGGAGGATGATCAGTAG
- a CDS encoding HEAT repeat domain-containing protein, whose protein sequence is MINRGMRPIYGVTLVLGGICVVGLLAVEAEARRASLTEAERQALEKIQKVQIQALVLTDQGQEDATAVRDLVAKKLEEFEYEIVKEPTDPSDAVFRVKCEQRKTWEGTVAAGGDADLPDSPSRVWKGPACQLRYLLDGKPMAWAKEVRTDFEDALKAANEAGERDPGAFAIAKLKERLAKYEFPVFITTEWGQEARLLKMLQKPDLTSSRKIALIQALGDLFAGSAVPYLKPLLKDPDVEVAKAAIIALGNIGHRESIAMLVDVLQTGSPELQIEACRGLGKVGALHGDATVIPPLIHAMETGDIKLQTAAVWALGQLPDRRAFEPLLKLQASMGDKRVSDRESPEGKLYDALHYTLKQIDGIEH, encoded by the coding sequence ATGATCAACAGGGGCATGAGGCCTATTTATGGTGTGACGTTGGTTCTCGGGGGAATCTGTGTCGTGGGTTTGCTGGCCGTCGAGGCGGAGGCGCGCCGGGCGAGTTTGACGGAAGCGGAACGGCAGGCGCTGGAGAAGATCCAGAAGGTCCAGATCCAGGCGCTGGTGCTGACCGACCAGGGACAGGAGGATGCCACAGCGGTCCGCGATCTTGTCGCCAAAAAGTTGGAGGAGTTCGAGTATGAGATCGTCAAGGAGCCGACCGATCCGAGCGATGCCGTGTTTCGCGTGAAATGCGAGCAGCGGAAGACCTGGGAGGGAACGGTCGCCGCCGGCGGCGATGCGGATCTCCCCGACTCCCCCTCTCGAGTCTGGAAGGGACCGGCCTGCCAGTTACGGTACCTGTTGGACGGCAAGCCGATGGCCTGGGCCAAGGAAGTACGCACGGACTTTGAGGACGCCCTCAAGGCGGCCAATGAAGCGGGCGAACGCGACCCAGGAGCCTTTGCTATCGCCAAGCTGAAAGAGAGGCTGGCGAAGTATGAATTTCCAGTGTTTATCACCACCGAATGGGGTCAGGAGGCGAGACTGCTCAAGATGCTCCAGAAGCCGGACCTGACCTCGAGCCGGAAGATCGCGCTCATCCAGGCCTTGGGAGATCTCTTTGCCGGATCAGCCGTCCCGTATCTGAAGCCTCTCCTGAAGGATCCGGATGTGGAAGTGGCCAAGGCCGCGATCATCGCCCTGGGCAACATCGGGCACCGGGAGAGCATCGCGATGCTCGTGGACGTGCTGCAAACCGGGTCGCCCGAGTTGCAGATCGAAGCCTGCCGCGGGTTGGGCAAGGTCGGAGCGCTCCATGGCGACGCCACGGTGATCCCGCCGCTGATCCATGCCATGGAGACCGGCGACATAAAGTTGCAAACGGCCGCCGTCTGGGCGCTTGGGCAACTCCCCGATCGACGGGCCTTCGAGCCCTTGCTGAAATTGCAGGCCTCGATGGGCGATAAGCGGGTGTCCGATCGTGAATCACCGGAGGGCAAGCTGTACGACGCGCTGCACTACACGCTCAAACAGATTGATGGGATCGAGCACTAA
- the proC gene encoding pyrroline-5-carboxylate reductase has product MFTGQQIAFIGGGNMTEALVSGLLKTGQVAPAQIIATDIRPERLEYLARSFSIRVSSDNARAVSGAHMIVLSVEPQILDEVLRGLTPSLDPDVLIVSVAAGYPLSRLNRVLARTGRSVRAMPNTPSIVGRGATALALSPDLSPQDIARATALFESVGSVTVVEERLMDAVTGLSGSGPAYVFLIIEALADGGVKAGLPRPVAAALAAQTVLGAATMVLETGLHPAELKDRVASPGGTTIAGLHALEQGGLRAALMSAVEAAAERSTELGCEPPSR; this is encoded by the coding sequence ATGTTTACCGGACAGCAGATCGCCTTCATCGGCGGCGGCAATATGACCGAGGCCCTGGTGTCGGGTCTTCTCAAGACCGGGCAGGTCGCTCCCGCCCAGATCATCGCGACCGACATCCGGCCCGAGCGGTTGGAGTACCTCGCTCGCTCCTTTTCGATTCGCGTGTCCTCCGACAATGCGCGCGCCGTGTCCGGGGCCCACATGATCGTGTTATCAGTCGAACCGCAAATCCTCGATGAGGTGCTCAGGGGCCTCACCCCCTCCCTCGACCCCGACGTGTTGATCGTGTCGGTGGCGGCCGGCTATCCCCTGTCCCGCCTCAATCGGGTGCTGGCCCGAACCGGGCGATCGGTCCGTGCCATGCCCAACACCCCGTCGATTGTCGGGCGCGGGGCCACGGCTCTGGCCCTGTCACCGGATCTGTCGCCTCAGGACATCGCGCGCGCCACGGCTCTCTTCGAATCGGTCGGGTCGGTCACCGTGGTCGAGGAGCGCCTGATGGACGCCGTCACGGGGCTCAGCGGCAGCGGGCCGGCCTATGTGTTCCTGATCATCGAAGCCCTGGCGGACGGCGGCGTCAAAGCCGGGTTGCCTCGTCCGGTGGCCGCGGCCCTTGCGGCTCAAACGGTGCTGGGCGCCGCCACGATGGTCCTCGAAACCGGCCTTCATCCGGCGGAGTTGAAAGACCGGGTGGCATCGCCCGGCGGCACCACGATCGCCGGCCTGCATGCGCTGGAACAGGGCGGCTTGAGGGCCGCGCTTATGTCGGCCGTGGAAGCCGCGGCCGAGCGATCGACAGAACTTGGCTGCGAACCACCTTCACGCTAG
- a CDS encoding tyrosine-type recombinase/integrase — protein sequence MARKNGKDRGIVEKPAGSGQWWVRLYENGRERWTRCDSKSQASALYHRLKEQVRQGVLLPKPAAVPVVRLKEYVPRYLEQLPLRGVKALTVATYRARITKHLVPAFGGSPLHAITRPAVKEWAAALLQHGLDFNTVKGLALTLSGILTQAVEDQVLSHNPLLRLGTMLKRPSTIADEELPCFTPAEEDVILTAAKAKPGPAYPMILTLFRTGVRIGELLALHREDVNTVSRTLHVRRTWSKWRLSTPKSGKSRKVDLSPHLLDVLRAWMDVSQLDAAMGEHPCPPMLFPGGLGGTRQAPFYYSENAFRSTIWFPVLEQAQVSRLPVHAARHTYASRLLAAGVPIKYVQAQLGHASITVTVDTYGHWLPATGSHRPVDVLDREEMAAATGSKTGSDRRENV from the coding sequence ATGGCACGAAAAAACGGCAAAGATCGCGGCATCGTTGAGAAGCCGGCCGGGAGCGGGCAATGGTGGGTTCGGCTCTATGAAAACGGTCGAGAACGATGGACGCGCTGCGACTCGAAGTCGCAGGCCAGTGCGCTCTATCATCGGCTGAAGGAGCAAGTCCGGCAGGGGGTCCTGTTGCCAAAGCCCGCCGCGGTCCCTGTGGTCCGGCTGAAGGAGTATGTCCCGCGATACCTCGAACAACTCCCACTTCGAGGGGTGAAGGCGTTGACCGTGGCGACCTATCGCGCGCGGATCACCAAGCACCTTGTCCCGGCCTTTGGAGGCAGCCCGCTCCACGCGATCACGCGCCCCGCCGTCAAGGAGTGGGCCGCGGCCTTATTACAGCACGGACTTGATTTCAACACGGTGAAGGGGCTTGCGCTGACGCTCTCCGGCATCCTCACGCAAGCCGTCGAGGATCAGGTGCTCTCGCATAATCCCCTGTTGCGTCTTGGCACGATGTTGAAACGGCCGTCCACCATCGCAGACGAGGAACTGCCCTGTTTCACGCCAGCAGAAGAGGATGTCATCTTGACCGCGGCGAAGGCGAAGCCGGGGCCGGCCTATCCGATGATCTTGACCCTCTTCCGCACCGGGGTTCGGATCGGTGAACTGCTCGCGCTCCATCGAGAGGATGTCAATACGGTTTCCCGGACGCTCCATGTTCGCCGCACCTGGTCGAAGTGGCGCCTGAGCACCCCCAAAAGCGGCAAGAGCCGCAAGGTCGATCTGTCGCCGCACCTGTTGGACGTGTTGCGGGCCTGGATGGATGTCTCACAATTGGATGCCGCGATGGGAGAGCACCCGTGTCCGCCGATGCTGTTTCCCGGCGGACTCGGCGGGACCCGGCAAGCCCCGTTCTACTACTCCGAAAATGCCTTCCGCTCGACCATCTGGTTCCCGGTTCTCGAACAGGCGCAGGTCTCCCGCTTGCCTGTCCATGCCGCCCGGCACACGTACGCCAGCCGGCTCCTCGCCGCAGGAGTCCCGATCAAATACGTGCAGGCTCAACTCGGCCATGCGTCTATCACCGTGACCGTCGATACCTACGGGCATTGGCTCCCCGCCACTGGGTCCCATCGACCGGTCGATGTGCTGGATCGAGAAGAAATGGCGGCCGCGACCGGGAGTAAAACCGGGAGTGACCGCCGTGAGAATGTCTAA